AGCAGTAGATGTTCTCGGCGTAGATGCTCTTGCTCATCGTCAGCCGCGTGTTGGGGCAGCCGCCGAGGCAACGGTCGCCGTAGGCGCACTTGCGGCAGAGACCGCCCAACTTCGACTTGGCCATGGTCCGGCTCCATAGGAAGCTGGTTTCGCCGTTCCAAATCTCCTTCAAGGGTGTCTGGCGGATGTTGCCTTCGATGAACTGCCTGTCCCGGACAGAGGCGCAGCCGACGATGTCGCCGTTATGCAGGATGCCGATATTGCTCTTGCCGGCGCTGCAACCCTGCCACTGCACGTTGTAGGCGTCGAAGGTCCGGTCGCGGACGGCGATCTCCTTCACGTTGTAATAGCCGATGCAGTCGGCCAAAAAGAGGCGAATCCGTTTCTCATCGAGCATGCCGTAGGCAAAGTCGATGATGTCATCCATCTGTTCCGGCGCCAGGAGCAGTTCGTCAAAGTCGGCGAAGTTGCCCATGGGCAGCCCGATCTGGATCTGCCAGAGATTGATGCCCTTTTCGATCAGGATGTCGCGGATTTTGCCCAACTCGCCGATGTTTTTGTTGTTGACCGTCGTGATGGCAGCGGTGGTCAGGTTGGTCTTCTTCAGCAGATCGAAGGCCGCCATGATCCGGTCGAAGGAACCGGGCATGCGCATGTAGTCGTGCATCTCTCGGGTCCCGTCGAGGCTGATGGCGAAAGTCCCGATGCCGATGGAAGCCACCTTGTCGATGAGTTCCTCTGTGAGCAGCCAGCCGTTGGTGATGATGTGGGGGATGACGCCGTTTTCCTTCAGGCGCTTGGCGATCAGGTGAAAGTCGCCTCGGGTCAGCGGTTCACCGCCGGAGATGGTCACATACTTGAGCCCCAGTTCGGCCAGGTCGTCGCAGAGGCGCAACGCCTCTTCCGTCGTCAGTTCGTCGGGCAAGGCCGACCGGCAGGCAGAACCGCAGTGTTTGCAGCGCATGTTGCAGCCCATGGTGATTTCCCAAACAGCGGCGTAGGGTTTATACTGCAATGTTGCTACCTCCGGTTATTCTTCCGTTTTCTCTGCTTCCGTCTCCTCGCAGCAGGGGGCGGTGGGGGCCATGTACTCCGCTACGGGCGCGGCGTACTTTACGCCGGTGGGGGCGGCGTATTTCACAACCCCGTTGACTTCCTCACAGGGGGCGGCATACTTGAGAATTCCGGTGTCAACGAAGGGCGCCTCATAGGGCCGAACGGCCGTCGTCACATCAGCGGGCGCGGCGTATTTCGCGATTTGCGGGGCGGCGTACTTGAGCGCGTTGGCAGGATCCTGCGGCGCCGCGTATTTCAGCACCTGCGGAGCGGCGTACTTCAGGACCGGCGCAAAGTACATGGGCGTAAAGG
The nucleotide sequence above comes from Heliomicrobium undosum. Encoded proteins:
- a CDS encoding radical SAM/SPASM domain-containing protein, encoding MQYKPYAAVWEITMGCNMRCKHCGSACRSALPDELTTEEALRLCDDLAELGLKYVTISGGEPLTRGDFHLIAKRLKENGVIPHIITNGWLLTEELIDKVASIGIGTFAISLDGTREMHDYMRMPGSFDRIMAAFDLLKKTNLTTAAITTVNNKNIGELGKIRDILIEKGINLWQIQIGLPMGNFADFDELLLAPEQMDDIIDFAYGMLDEKRIRLFLADCIGYYNVKEIAVRDRTFDAYNVQWQGCSAGKSNIGILHNGDIVGCASVRDRQFIEGNIRQTPLKEIWNGETSFLWSRTMAKSKLGGLCRKCAYGDRCLGGCPNTRLTMSKSIYAENIYCSYHVAMTKSLKKVSAMGDPEKLFRLGRDFAEKGSLQLAEMTMARALELAPGNAEILKYYGFVSYMLGNYDDALMANEQVLAAHPDDVYANKGMGLTLVKLGQLDEGIEYLRNATRLTTPANLHPYHDLAVTLIEHDRDEEARQVIAEATAKSPAFSTMAEGLYRMINEKAS